A genomic region of Bactrocera dorsalis isolate Fly_Bdor chromosome 3, ASM2337382v1, whole genome shotgun sequence contains the following coding sequences:
- the LOC105230654 gene encoding transient receptor potential cation channel protein painless, producing the protein MSNKPYSAISITNCGLDDPQSELGAAFANNNLKEFRIALDKGANPTRCDDKHFSVFELALKTHGRAAFVEECLNHGCSPNHLNQHWKKSAISFAADSLDPEILNILLRNKDVQVDRPYAKLTPINTLAKKLTTENQNDVFACIKLLLEYGASPNKPDDREMTPLNYILKNKKLDSQIKRELVELFTSQPDLDVDSFRDGEVRELLNRDYPEMLTKLSAVEVSLDRLISLLRNGNEEEFVQQFPKFKARMMEKDNNANEVEKHELQLFIETIKRGTHKAFDLLLNYNVNINGTLDNQTPIHISTIFGNWRALKILLEHNDLKLRRQDQLLITVISHLGDEPLYDFVNYEKCLSFLLNSDRIDVNETDPSGSTPLHYAVKYRNRLVIQELLRHGAYIGMRSSFNDLPIDGIYPEVLEEHFDNCITTNGYKPGDSDFEILVNFKNLIAHPRLSHATKLRSQNFHEEMPPIAYIAESKEHRHLLQHPLITSFLFLKWHRLSVIFYINFLLYFCFALSIIIHTILKFRESEYEALTVLFGLFSWVGIIYLLMREIIQFVLAPLKYLRSAINYMEVALIIFSILTCTESSYNRETQRVIAVFTILLVAMELCLLVGSLPVLSISTHMLMLRAVLKSFIKSFALYSIFVITFSLCFYILFGKSSEVNDITNGTDAVSDGGEFNKFANPFTAVIKTIVMLTGEFDAGDIEFDTVYSYLIFLMFVVFMSIVLFNLLNGLAVSDTQAIKAQAELNGSICRTLLLTRYEQVLTGRTGHASFIIKHEPFRTICRRLMNLDSNYIVGRQIAILPNDHNKVLVGVANGDVGIDASVESKYHFARNNEVRNSKSQFLPLSEENTNHQKKLLDAPVSFLPCCCTCITGRCSEMDSRTVKLAMAVIERKNTSQEDKMREANTERRLKNIEERLAQMTELLQKLSQEQ; encoded by the exons ATGTCCAATAAACCATACAGTGCGATCAGTATAACCAATTGCGGATTGGATGACCCACAG AGTGAGCTGGGTGCCGCCTTTGCTAATAACAACCTAAAAGAATTTCGAATTGCTCTCGATAAAGGTGCAAACCCGACTAGATGTGATGACAAACATTTCAGCGTCTTTGAGTTAGCTCTGAAAACGCATGGCCGCGCTGCATTTGTAGAGGAATGTTTGAATCATGGTTGCAGTCCTAATCAT ttAAACCAACATTGGAAGAAATCTGCAATCAGTTTTGCCGCAGATTCCCTGGATCCAGAAATTCTCAATATACTCCTGCGTAATAAAGATGTACAAGTAGATCGACCCTATGCCAAACTTACACCTATTAATACACTCGCCAAAAAATTAACTACAGAGAATCAGAACGATGTATTCGCTTGCATTAAACTTCTTCTAGAATATGGCGCCTCGCCCAACAAGCCTGACGACCGTGAAATGACGCCATTgaactatattttgaaaaataaaaagttggaCAGTCAAATTAAGCGAGAACTTGTTGAACTTTTCACATCCCAGCCAGATTTAGATGTCGATAGCTTTCGTGATGGCGAAGTACGTGAATTGTTGAACCGTGATTACCCCGAAATGTTAACAAAATTGAGTGCAGTCGAAGTAAGCTTAGATAGGCTTATTTCACTCCTTCGTAATGGTAACGAAGAGGAATTTGTCCAACAATTTCCAAAATTCAAAGCCAGAATGATGGAAAAAGATAACAATGCGAATGAAGTAGAGAAGCACGAACTTCAGCTATTCATAGAAACAATAAAGCGCGGTACACACAAAGCATTTGATTTGCTCTTGAATTACAACGTGAATATAAATGGCACCTTAGATAATCAAACACCCATAcatatttccacaatttttggTAATTGGCGAgctctaaaaatattattagaacaTAATGATCTCAAGTTGCGCCGACAGGATCAATTATTAATCACTGTTATTAGTCACTTAGGCGATGAGCCATTATACGATTTTGTCAATTACGAGAAATGTCTTTCCTTTCTACTAAATTCGGATCGCATTGATGTGAATGAGACAGATCCCAGTGGCTCAACACCACTTCACTATGCCGTCAAGTATCGCAATCGCTTAGTTATCCAAGAATTACTACGTCATGGTGCTTACATTGGCATGCGCAGCTCCTTTAATGATTTGCCCATCGATGGAATATACCCGGAAGTGTTGGAGGAACACTTTGATAATTGTATCACTACAAATGGTTATAAGCCTGGTGATAGTGACTTTGAAATATTAGTCAATTTCAAGAATCTCATTGCACATCCGCGCTTAAGTCATGCAACGAAGTTGCGCTCACAAAACTTCCACGAAGAGATGCCACCGATTGCGTATATTGCTGAGTCAAAAGAACATCGCCATTTGCTACAACACCCACTTATCACCAGTTTTTTGTTCCTCAAATGGCATCGTTTATCTGTCAtcttttacattaattttctCTTATACTTCTGTTTTGCCCTGAGCATTATAATACACACCATACTGAAATTTCGAGAAAGCGAATACGAAGCTCTAACTGTGTTATTCGGACTCTTCTCATGGGTTGGCATCATTTACCTCCTTATGCGCGAAATAATACAATTTGTTTTGGCTCCATTGAAATATTTACGTTCGGCAATTAATTATATGGAAGTGGCACTTATTATATTTTCCATACTGACTTGTACCGAGTCCAGCTATAACCGCGAAACCCAGAGAGTAATAGCTGTATTCACGATACTCCTCGTCGCTATGGAGCTTTGCTTATTGGTGGGTTCATTGCCAGTTCTTTCCATCTCTACACACATGCTAATGCTGCGTGCCGTATTAAAGAGCTTTATCAAGAGTTTTGCTCTTTACTCAATATTCGTAATTACATTCAGTTTGTGCTTCTATATTCTGTTTGGCAAATCATCGGAAGTCAACGATATCACGAACGGCACCGACGCCGTAAGTGATGGCGGCGAATTCAACAAATTTGCAAACCCATTTACAGCGGTTATCAAAACTATTGTAATGTTGACAGGTGAATTCGATGCTGGGGATATTGAATTTGATACCGTCTACAGCTATTTGATATTCTTAATGTTTGTGGTATTCATGTCAATTGTGCTTTTCAACTTGCTTAATGGTCTTGCTGTTAGCGACACACAG GCCATTAAAGCGCAAGCCGAACTAAATGGTTCCATTTGTCGGACTCTTCTACTCACACGCTACGAACAAGTCCTGACTGGACGCACCGGACATGCCAGTTTCATCATTAAACATGAACCGTTCCGCACAATATGCCGCCGCTTAATGAATCTCGATTCCAATTATATTGTTGGCCGGCAAATCGCCATTCTACCAAATGACCACAATAAAGTACTCGTCGGTGTGGCCAACGGGGATGTCGGCATCGATGCCAGTGTAGAATCGAAATACCATTTCGCCCGGAATAATGAGGTTCGCAACTCGAAATCACAATTTTTACCATTGTCAGAAGAAAATACCAATCATCAGAAAAAGTTGCTTGATGCACCCGTTTCATTCTTGCCCTGCTGCTGCACCTGCATTACCGGAAGATGCTCTGAAATGGATAGTCGAACTGTAAAATTAGCTATGGCAGTAATCGAACGAAAAAACACATCACAAGAAGATAAGATGCGTGAAGCGAATACGGAAAGAAGACTGAAGAATATAGAGGAACGATTGGCACAGATGACGGAGCTCCTGCAGAAATTAAgtcaagaacaataa
- the LOC105230658 gene encoding GTP-binding protein Rhes, translated as MPGPCQRLRLPSLAAVMRTTRASTTDYTTIAIRKEQRRVVMMGAARVGKTCIISQFLYDKFQARYKQTVEELHRGEYELPDGSALTLDILDTSGSYEFPAMRTLSISTAGAFILVYAVDDKQSWFEVERLRKQIIAKRGLKVPIVIVGNKVDINEADRQVQHEVTEMIVCEDWKCGYIECSAKENVGIVEIFKELLVQANIRYNLSPAVRRRRQSLPSYSSAAAGITRTIKSPSHKYTLKRHSCTMT; from the exons ATGCCAGGGCCGTGTCAACGCCTTCGCTTACCCTCTTTGGCGGCGGTGATGCGTACAACACGCGCTTCTACCACCGACTACACTACCATTGCGATACGCAAGGAGCAGCGACGTGTCGTCATGATGGGAGCTGCACGTGTAGGCAAGACTTGCATTATTTCGCAATTTCTCTATGATAAATTTCAAGCCCGCTACAAACAAACAGTGGAGGAGTTGCATCGTGGGGAATATGAGCTGCCAGATGGCTCGGCGTTAACGTTAGACATTTTAGATACATCCGGTTCGTATGAATTCCCCGCAATGCGTACTTTGTCGATATCAACAGCGGGCGCCTTCATCTTGGTGTATGCGGTTGATGATAAGCAATCATGGTTTGAGGTGGAAAGACTAAGGAAACAG ATAATAGCAAAGCGTGGCCTCAAGGTGCCCATTGTCATCGTTGGTAATAAAGTGGACATAAACGAAGCCGATCGGCAGGTGCAGCATGAGGTCACTGAAATGATTGTATGTGAGGATTGGAAATGCGGTTACATCGAATGTTCGGCCAAAGAGAATGTAGGCATTGTAGAGATTTTCAAAGAGTTGTTGGTACAAGCGAATATTCGGTACAATCTAAGTCCTGCCGTGAGGCGACGAAGGCAATCACTACCTTCCTATAGCAGCGCAGCAGCAGGAATAACACGCACCATAAAGAGCCCAtcacataaatatacattaaaGCGTCACTCATGCACTATGACATGA